A region of Marnyiella aurantia DNA encodes the following proteins:
- the sucD gene encoding succinate--CoA ligase subunit alpha — protein sequence MSVLVNKDSKVIVQGFTGNEGTFHAQQMIEYGTNVVGGVTPGKGGSEHLGKPVFNTVAETVEKAGADVSIIFVPPAFAADAIMEAAEAGIKVIVCITEGIPVADMVKVKSYLADKDCRLIGPNCPGIITSDEAKIGIMPGFVFKKGKVGIVSKSGTLTYEAADQVVKAGYGVSTAIGIGGDPIIGTTTREALELFINDPETEAVVMIGEIGGNLEAEAARWYKASGSTKPVVGFIAGQTAPKGRTMGHAGAIVGGDEDTAQAKMAIMRENGINVVDSPADIGVTVAKVLG from the coding sequence ATGTCAGTATTAGTAAACAAAGATTCTAAAGTAATCGTACAGGGTTTTACAGGGAATGAAGGGACTTTCCATGCACAACAGATGATTGAGTACGGAACCAACGTGGTTGGCGGTGTAACTCCAGGTAAAGGTGGTTCTGAGCATTTGGGAAAACCGGTTTTTAATACCGTTGCCGAAACTGTAGAGAAAGCAGGTGCTGATGTATCCATTATCTTTGTACCGCCGGCGTTTGCTGCTGATGCGATTATGGAAGCTGCTGAAGCAGGTATCAAGGTGATCGTTTGTATTACTGAAGGTATTCCTGTTGCTGATATGGTGAAAGTGAAATCTTACCTTGCTGATAAGGACTGCCGTTTGATCGGGCCTAACTGTCCTGGAATCATCACTTCAGATGAAGCTAAGATCGGAATTATGCCAGGTTTCGTTTTCAAGAAAGGAAAAGTAGGAATCGTTTCCAAGTCAGGAACCCTTACTTACGAGGCTGCTGACCAGGTGGTGAAAGCCGGTTACGGTGTTTCTACTGCGATTGGTATCGGAGGTGACCCAATCATTGGTACAACTACAAGAGAAGCTTTGGAACTTTTCATTAACGACCCGGAAACTGAAGCGGTTGTAATGATCGGTGAAATTGGCGGTAACCTTGAAGCTGAAGCTGCAAGATGGTACAAAGCCAGCGGTTCTACTAAGCCGGTTGTTGGTTTCATCGCAGGTCAAACTGCTCCTAAAGGTAGAACAATGGGTCACGCAGGTGCGATTGTTGGTGGCGACGAAGATACTGCGCAGGCAAAAATGGCCATTATGCGTGAGAACGGTATTAACGTAGTAGATTCTCCTGCAGATATCGGTGTTACAGTAGCTAAGGTGTTAGGTTAA
- a CDS encoding LpxD N-terminal domain-containing protein → MTFNKPQTLGDIAQLTGATMVGDADFAVYGTNEIHRVKNGEIVFVNHPKYYDAALNSPATVILIDKEVDCPAGKVLLISDDPFRDFNLINTHFTKISNFQEELHDIEVGEGSRIHPSAVLGNEIRIGKNCIIYPNVVIGDRTVIGDNVIIQANTVLGGDAFYYRKLNSNYDRLISVGNVVIEDRVEIGNNCSIDRGVTDSTIIGEGSMLDNQIQIGHDTVIGKRVLIASQTGIAGCCIIEDDVTVWGQVGMASGVRVASGTVLLAKSGVNRDLPKGTYFGPLAEEFRQYLRKEVKIKNL, encoded by the coding sequence ATGACATTTAACAAACCTCAGACTCTCGGAGATATTGCTCAGTTAACAGGCGCCACTATGGTTGGCGATGCAGACTTTGCTGTGTACGGAACGAACGAGATCCACCGCGTGAAAAACGGCGAGATCGTATTCGTGAACCATCCCAAATATTATGATGCTGCACTTAACTCGCCCGCAACAGTCATCCTGATTGATAAAGAAGTGGATTGTCCGGCTGGGAAGGTTCTTTTGATTTCAGATGATCCTTTCCGGGATTTCAACCTTATCAACACTCACTTCACGAAAATCTCTAACTTTCAGGAGGAACTTCATGATATAGAGGTAGGAGAGGGTAGTCGTATTCATCCATCGGCAGTCCTCGGAAATGAGATCAGGATCGGTAAAAACTGCATTATTTATCCCAATGTGGTCATTGGCGACAGAACTGTGATCGGCGACAATGTGATCATCCAGGCCAATACGGTTTTGGGTGGTGATGCTTTTTATTACAGAAAACTGAACAGTAACTATGACAGGCTGATTTCAGTTGGTAATGTGGTAATAGAAGACCGCGTTGAAATCGGCAATAACTGCAGCATTGACCGCGGTGTTACAGATTCAACCATCATAGGTGAAGGTTCGATGCTGGACAATCAGATCCAAATCGGGCATGATACGGTGATTGGAAAGAGAGTTCTTATTGCCTCACAAACCGGAATCGCCGGTTGCTGTATCATTGAGGACGATGTAACTGTTTGGGGTCAGGTAGGTATGGCTTCCGGCGTACGTGTAGCCTCCGGAACAGTTCTGCTTGCGAAATCCGGTGTGAACCGCGACCTGCCGAAAGGAACTTACTTCGGACCGCTGGCCGAAGAGTTCAGGCAGTATTTAAGAAAGGAGGTTAAGATTAAGAATTTATAA
- the efp gene encoding elongation factor P, translating to MATSNDIKKGMCIEFSNDIFKIIEFLHVKPGKGPAFVRTKMKSVTNGKVLENTFSAGHKIDEVKVITRKFQYLYEDDNGFHFMNNDDFAQIYLDKEMIENAQFMKAGEEVTIILKDSDETPLSAEIPPTVFLDVVEADPGVKGNTATNALKNAIVETGARIMVPLFIEAGDKIKVNTEDGSYLERVK from the coding sequence ATGGCAACAAGCAACGATATTAAAAAAGGAATGTGTATTGAGTTCAGTAATGATATTTTCAAGATCATTGAATTTCTGCACGTTAAACCAGGAAAAGGACCCGCTTTCGTAAGGACTAAAATGAAGTCCGTAACCAACGGTAAAGTTCTTGAAAATACTTTTTCTGCAGGTCATAAGATCGACGAAGTAAAAGTGATCACCCGTAAATTCCAGTATCTGTACGAAGACGATAACGGTTTCCACTTTATGAACAACGACGATTTTGCCCAGATTTATCTGGACAAGGAGATGATCGAGAATGCTCAGTTCATGAAAGCAGGAGAGGAGGTAACCATCATCCTTAAAGATTCTGATGAAACTCCACTTTCTGCAGAGATTCCACCAACTGTGTTTCTTGATGTGGTTGAAGCTGATCCTGGTGTAAAAGGTAATACAGCAACAAACGCCTTGAAAAATGCCATAGTTGAAACCGGCGCTCGTATTATGGTTCCGCTTTTCATTGAAGCTGGTGACAAGATTAAAGTGAATACCGAAGACGGCAGCTACCTGGAGCGCGTTAAGTAA
- the lpxA gene encoding acyl-ACP--UDP-N-acetylglucosamine O-acyltransferase yields the protein MIHQLAAVDKRARIKKNVIVEPFTTIAGDVEIGEGTWIGPNVTIMDGARIGKNCRIFPGTVISAVPQDLKFDGEDTQVIIGDGTTIRESVTINRGTKALGYTKLGKDCLIMATSHIAHDCIIGNNVIIVNGCGIAGHVEIGDHTVVGGLSAIHQFGKVGKHVMISGGTLVRKDIPSYIKVAREPMSYAGINSVGLRRRGFTNEKIFEIQRIYRYLYQMKMNVSQAVSLIEKEMLPTVERDEILEFIKNSPRGIVKGYGTGKE from the coding sequence ATGATTCACCAGTTAGCAGCCGTAGATAAGCGGGCAAGAATAAAGAAAAATGTGATTGTTGAACCTTTCACAACAATCGCGGGTGACGTAGAAATTGGTGAAGGTACCTGGATCGGACCCAACGTGACCATCATGGATGGCGCACGCATTGGAAAGAACTGCCGCATTTTTCCCGGAACTGTAATTTCTGCTGTTCCGCAGGATCTTAAGTTTGATGGCGAAGATACTCAGGTAATCATTGGCGACGGTACTACCATCCGCGAATCGGTGACCATCAACCGAGGTACTAAAGCACTCGGCTATACTAAGCTGGGAAAAGACTGTCTGATTATGGCAACTTCCCATATTGCGCACGACTGCATAATAGGCAATAACGTTATCATTGTTAATGGCTGCGGTATTGCCGGCCATGTGGAAATTGGTGATCATACGGTAGTTGGCGGACTTTCAGCCATTCACCAGTTCGGAAAAGTAGGGAAGCATGTCATGATTTCGGGTGGTACTTTGGTGCGTAAGGATATCCCTTCGTATATCAAAGTGGCGCGCGAGCCCATGTCCTACGCCGGTATCAACTCTGTTGGCCTCAGAAGACGGGGATTCACCAATGAGAAGATTTTTGAAATTCAGAGGATTTACCGCTACCTCTACCAGATGAAGATGAACGTGTCACAGGCCGTAAGTCTTATTGAGAAGGAAATGTTGCCCACCGTGGAGCGTGACGAAATCCTGGAGTTCATTAAAAATTCGCCCCGCGGAATCGTAAAGGGTTACGGAACGGGAAAAGAATAA
- a CDS encoding winged helix-turn-helix transcriptional regulator has product MQNYRSFCPLARGLDVFGDKWTLLILRDIAFYGKTTFGELSKMEEGIATNTLAQRLEKLVNQKLLTKTNSETNKLIYHYRITDKGRDLIPVLQNILQWSEKHLFEKVN; this is encoded by the coding sequence ATGCAGAATTACCGCTCGTTTTGCCCCCTGGCCCGGGGTCTTGATGTTTTTGGAGATAAATGGACACTGCTCATCCTGCGCGACATTGCATTTTACGGTAAGACGACTTTTGGTGAACTCTCCAAAATGGAGGAAGGAATTGCGACCAACACGCTGGCACAAAGACTGGAGAAACTGGTGAACCAGAAACTGCTGACAAAAACGAACAGCGAAACAAATAAACTGATTTACCATTACCGAATTACAGACAAGGGCCGCGACCTTATACCGGTGCTTCAGAATATCCTTCAGTGGAGTGAAAAGCATCTTTTCGAAAAAGTGAATTAA
- the pcaF gene encoding 3-oxoadipyl-CoA thiolase, which translates to MNKEAYIIDGTRSPIGNFKGSLAAVRTDDLMATVIKGLMDKNPGLPQDKIDDVIIGCANQAGEDNRNIARMSLLLAGLPVTVPGETVNRLCASGMSAVVQAMRAIRAGEGDVFIAGGVEGMSRAPFVLSKAEGSFATDQKMYDSSFGWRFINPEMAKIFGTEAMGKTAENLAEMYGISREEQDQFALNSQMKATKARESGRFAEEITDIVIPQRKGEPKTVNTDEFIKPATSMEVLAKLKPAFVKENGSVTAGNASGLNDGAAAVLIASGEATRNYGLNPLARIVSSAVVGVEPRIMGIGPVEASKLALKRARLTLEDIDLIELNEAFAAQSIACLKELGIASDDARVNVNGGAIALGHPLGMSGARITYSAALELNKTRKKYALATMCVGVGQGYAVILENVNV; encoded by the coding sequence ATGAATAAAGAAGCATATATTATTGACGGTACCCGAAGCCCAATCGGAAACTTTAAAGGGAGCCTGGCGGCGGTAAGGACCGACGATTTGATGGCCACCGTAATCAAAGGATTGATGGATAAAAATCCAGGCTTACCTCAGGACAAAATTGATGATGTAATCATAGGCTGCGCCAATCAGGCCGGCGAAGACAACCGGAATATCGCAAGGATGTCACTGCTTTTAGCAGGCCTGCCGGTAACAGTTCCCGGCGAAACTGTGAACAGACTTTGTGCTTCCGGAATGAGTGCCGTGGTACAGGCAATGAGAGCCATACGCGCCGGCGAGGGCGATGTATTTATTGCTGGCGGAGTAGAAGGTATGTCCCGTGCGCCCTTTGTGCTGTCCAAAGCGGAAGGTTCCTTTGCCACCGACCAGAAAATGTACGATTCCAGTTTTGGCTGGAGATTCATCAACCCGGAAATGGCAAAGATATTCGGAACCGAAGCAATGGGTAAGACCGCTGAAAATCTGGCAGAAATGTATGGCATCTCCAGAGAAGAGCAGGATCAGTTTGCGCTAAATTCTCAGATGAAAGCCACTAAGGCCCGCGAAAGCGGAAGATTTGCTGAGGAAATTACAGATATCGTTATTCCACAACGTAAGGGTGAACCCAAAACTGTAAACACAGACGAATTTATAAAACCCGCTACTTCCATGGAAGTTCTTGCAAAACTGAAGCCTGCCTTCGTGAAGGAAAACGGATCGGTGACTGCCGGAAATGCTTCCGGACTGAATGATGGTGCAGCTGCGGTACTCATCGCTTCCGGCGAGGCGACCAGAAATTACGGTCTAAATCCACTGGCGCGAATTGTAAGCTCCGCGGTTGTTGGTGTGGAACCCCGCATTATGGGAATCGGTCCGGTAGAAGCTAGTAAGCTGGCATTAAAACGTGCCAGACTTACACTGGAAGATATTGACCTTATTGAACTTAACGAAGCCTTTGCTGCACAGAGCATTGCCTGCCTGAAGGAACTGGGAATTGCCAGCGATGATGCGCGGGTGAACGTGAACGGAGGCGCCATCGCCCTGGGCCATCCGCTCGGCATGAGCGGAGCCAGGATTACCTATTCCGCGGCACTGGAATTAAACAAGACCCGTAAGAAATATGCACTGGCTACCATGTGCGTGGGCGTGGGACAGGGCTATGCCGTGATCCTGGAAAATGTGAACGTGTAG
- a CDS encoding bifunctional UDP-3-O-[3-hydroxymyristoyl] N-acetylglucosamine deacetylase/3-hydroxyacyl-ACP dehydratase, translating into MSDMQKTLKEEVSLSGKGLHTGKEVTLTIKPAKENTGFVFVRTDLEGHPHVEADVNHVTTTDRGTTLEKLGVRIHTCEHVLAALVGCDIDNAVLEMNSAEPPIMDGSSKFFVEAIENAGIEEQGTAREYLVIKEVISYVDSATGSEITMIPSDNYEVTTMVDFGTKVLGTQNATLKDISDFKEEIASSRTFSFLHELEMLLDAGLIKGGDISNAIVYVDKELTSDTAEKLKKAFNKDDIAIRPNGILDNLTLNHPNEAARHKLLDVIGDLALVGVKLKGKVIANKPGHFVNTQFAKKLNRQWKLQRKKNVPDFDIHKPPVFDINGIMKLMPHRYPFLLIDKVLELSDTHVVGLKNVTFNEHFFVGHFPKEPVMPGVLQVEALAQTGGILVLASVPDPENYSTYFIKIDKVKFKKKVIPGDTIIFKIDLISPIRRGIVHMQGFGYVGDSIVVEAELMAQVAKNTPT; encoded by the coding sequence ATGAGTGATATGCAAAAAACCCTGAAAGAGGAGGTTTCTCTGTCCGGCAAGGGATTACATACAGGCAAGGAAGTTACACTAACCATTAAACCGGCAAAGGAAAATACCGGTTTTGTTTTTGTACGTACAGACCTGGAAGGCCACCCGCACGTAGAGGCAGATGTGAATCATGTGACTACTACCGACCGCGGTACCACGCTGGAGAAACTGGGAGTGCGTATCCATACCTGCGAGCATGTTCTGGCAGCATTGGTAGGTTGCGATATAGATAATGCTGTCCTGGAAATGAACAGTGCCGAACCGCCTATTATGGATGGTTCTTCTAAATTTTTTGTAGAAGCTATTGAAAATGCAGGTATCGAGGAGCAGGGAACTGCCCGCGAATATCTGGTGATTAAAGAAGTGATCTCCTATGTAGATTCTGCTACAGGCTCCGAAATTACGATGATCCCGTCGGATAATTACGAAGTCACCACTATGGTGGATTTCGGTACCAAAGTTTTGGGAACACAAAATGCTACCCTGAAGGATATTTCCGATTTCAAGGAAGAAATAGCTTCAAGCCGTACCTTTAGTTTCCTCCATGAGCTGGAAATGCTTTTGGATGCCGGACTTATTAAAGGCGGCGATATTTCCAATGCCATAGTGTATGTTGATAAAGAGCTTACCTCAGATACTGCCGAAAAACTTAAGAAAGCATTCAATAAAGACGATATTGCCATAAGGCCAAACGGCATTCTGGATAACCTGACCCTGAATCATCCCAATGAGGCGGCCAGACATAAACTGCTGGACGTGATCGGTGATTTGGCTCTGGTTGGTGTAAAACTTAAGGGAAAAGTTATTGCCAATAAGCCCGGACATTTTGTAAATACGCAGTTTGCCAAGAAACTGAACCGTCAGTGGAAACTGCAGCGCAAGAAAAACGTGCCGGATTTCGACATCCATAAACCACCTGTTTTTGATATTAACGGTATCATGAAGCTGATGCCACACCGTTACCCATTCCTGCTGATCGACAAGGTTCTGGAGCTTTCGGATACGCATGTTGTAGGATTAAAGAATGTAACCTTTAACGAACATTTTTTTGTAGGACATTTCCCCAAGGAACCGGTGATGCCGGGTGTACTTCAGGTAGAGGCTCTGGCCCAGACCGGTGGTATCCTGGTCCTGGCCAGCGTACCCGATCCGGAAAACTATTCCACCTACTTCATCAAGATAGATAAGGTGAAATTCAAGAAGAAAGTTATTCCCGGAGATACTATTATCTTCAAGATTGACCTGATCTCGCCGATAAGACGCGGCATCGTGCATATGCAGGGCTTCGGTTATGTGGGCGACAGTATTGTGGTGGAAGCAGAGTTAATGGCTCAGGTAGCTAAAAATACACCCACATAG